In Maridesulfovibrio sp., a single genomic region encodes these proteins:
- the greA gene encoding transcription elongation factor GreA, with protein sequence MSNIPISKEGFEKIKIELDKLKKERPEVIRAIKEAREEGDLKENGGYHAARERQGMLEAKINYIESRIPQFNVIDLATLGGSKITFGATVELEDIDTGEEKKYTIMGPDESDFKKGIISIESPVGKALLGKQEGDEVIVNAPRGKIEYGIVSVTFNGICC encoded by the coding sequence ATGAGCAACATACCCATTTCAAAAGAAGGTTTTGAAAAAATCAAAATTGAGCTTGATAAGCTCAAGAAGGAACGTCCGGAAGTAATCCGGGCTATCAAGGAAGCACGTGAAGAAGGTGACCTCAAGGAAAACGGCGGGTACCATGCAGCACGTGAAAGGCAGGGAATGCTGGAAGCCAAGATCAATTATATCGAGTCCCGCATCCCCCAGTTCAATGTCATCGACCTGGCGACTCTCGGAGGAAGCAAGATAACTTTCGGAGCCACAGTGGAGCTTGAGGACATAGATACCGGGGAAGAAAAGAAGTATACCATCATGGGACCGGACGAGAGCGATTTCAAGAAGGGCATAATCTCCATTGAATCTCCTGTGGGCAAGGCTCTGCTCGGCAAGCAGGAAGGAGACGAAGTCATAGTAAACGCTCCCCGCGGAAAGATCGAATACGGCATTGTTTCTGTAACTTTTAATGGAATCTGCTGCTGA
- a CDS encoding META domain-containing protein — translation MNLTSIFRPVLLILFIFWALSLFGCAGHGAAPEPDFVSTRDTKWVLVDLNGHGLVDFAHIWVRFDSDGKIYGSGGCNSFRGHYSIENKEFRTGPLAMTRKACSGSLAAQEFEFMEALESARLLFRRNGLLFMEGGGHVMEFSDSN, via the coding sequence ATGAATTTAACGTCAATTTTCAGGCCTGTCCTGTTAATCCTTTTCATTTTCTGGGCATTGTCTCTCTTCGGTTGTGCAGGGCACGGTGCTGCGCCGGAACCGGATTTTGTTTCCACCAGAGATACAAAATGGGTGCTTGTTGATCTCAACGGACACGGACTGGTTGATTTTGCGCATATCTGGGTTCGTTTCGACAGTGATGGTAAAATCTACGGGTCCGGAGGCTGCAACAGCTTCAGGGGACATTATTCCATCGAAAACAAGGAATTCAGGACCGGGCCGCTGGCAATGACCCGCAAGGCCTGTTCCGGATCCCTTGCTGCTCAGGAATTTGAATTTATGGAGGCTCTAGAAAGTGCACGCCTGCTGTTCCGCAGGAACGGTCTGCTGTTCATGGAGGGCGGGGGACATGTCATGGAGTTTTCGGATTCAAATTAG
- a CDS encoding phosphatase PAP2 family protein, which translates to MLSSSRTLVVYTFMAALMTVILIVPFYLFWDLPLAEAAHALKGSLWITVGKFISWFASKTVIQTVAFFALVAGALDAMLYGFGQRARMILLLALSTISAMLLGDELKWFFGRCRPPLFFEDGSYGFTWFSGEYLKNSFPSGHTLRAFSLATALYFVLPRKRYLHYLPLAVAVLAGISRVVVGKHYPSDVLFGLLIGVVCAVWAHFFLFRKE; encoded by the coding sequence ATGCTCAGCAGCTCGCGAACTCTTGTCGTATATACTTTCATGGCGGCATTGATGACCGTTATTCTTATAGTTCCCTTCTATCTTTTCTGGGATCTGCCGCTGGCGGAAGCCGCGCATGCATTGAAAGGAAGCTTATGGATTACAGTAGGTAAGTTTATAAGCTGGTTCGCGTCCAAAACAGTCATTCAGACGGTAGCCTTTTTTGCTCTGGTCGCCGGAGCGCTTGACGCAATGCTCTACGGTTTCGGACAGCGTGCCCGGATGATTCTGCTGCTGGCGCTTTCTACCATCTCAGCCATGCTTTTGGGGGATGAACTGAAGTGGTTTTTCGGGCGCTGTCGTCCCCCGTTGTTTTTTGAAGACGGCTCTTACGGATTTACATGGTTTTCGGGCGAGTACCTGAAGAATTCTTTTCCTTCGGGCCATACCCTTCGGGCATTTTCACTGGCCACAGCTCTGTATTTTGTCCTGCCGCGTAAAAGATATCTCCACTATCTTCCCCTTGCTGTCGCCGTATTGGCCGGAATAAGCAGAGTGGTAGTGGGAAAGCATTATCCTTCCGATGTGTTATTCGGGCTCCTTATCGGAGTCGTCTGTGCCGTGTGGGCTCATTTCTTTCTTTTCAGAAAGGAATAA
- a CDS encoding HD-GYP domain-containing protein, with amino-acid sequence MAEQIKSIDRKDLKPGMFVRSYGRGTFQDPLVEVGRFIESYDDIAKYLPDSTSKVEILTDKVLPEKKKHSEKPAKSADEASRLLAAALPAARRIHDESLNYARKFIDNVRHGKTIEVEEAEPIINQVIDSISENEPAALTLAFLKRYDEYTYTHSINVNLYALLLGKAIGLDREKLKKLGLAAMFHDVGKGRIPGKVLNKPGKLTDSEFAVMKGHPLLGLKVLSQVRGLENDVLRGVVEHHERYDGNGYPRQLKGEDIHPFARIIAISDVYDALTSVRVYKEAMTPAKTLSLMHKWKGTDFDPSFLNRFIRVMGIYPPGTMVQLEDKRFALVLETNASSPLKPKVKVLFNRRMQPIPAECIDLSTYRQDGKELKVLRQPDPSELGVDLKQLSRFLA; translated from the coding sequence ATGGCGGAACAAATCAAAAGCATAGACAGAAAAGACCTTAAACCGGGGATGTTCGTGCGCAGTTACGGACGCGGGACATTTCAGGACCCTCTTGTCGAAGTTGGCAGATTCATAGAATCCTACGACGATATAGCCAAATATCTCCCGGACAGTACGTCAAAAGTCGAAATCCTCACAGACAAGGTACTTCCTGAAAAGAAAAAGCACTCGGAAAAACCGGCTAAAAGTGCGGATGAGGCATCCAGGCTTCTTGCTGCCGCGCTGCCGGCGGCAAGGCGTATTCATGATGAATCCCTGAACTACGCCAGAAAATTCATAGACAATGTCCGGCACGGAAAAACAATAGAGGTCGAAGAAGCAGAGCCCATCATAAATCAGGTCATAGACAGCATTTCGGAAAATGAACCGGCAGCCCTCACCTTGGCGTTCCTCAAAAGATATGACGAATATACGTACACGCACAGCATAAATGTAAATCTGTATGCACTGCTGCTCGGCAAGGCGATCGGTCTGGACAGAGAAAAACTGAAAAAGCTCGGGCTGGCGGCCATGTTCCACGATGTGGGCAAGGGCCGAATTCCCGGCAAGGTGCTCAACAAACCCGGCAAGCTGACGGACAGCGAATTCGCGGTGATGAAGGGGCACCCGCTGCTCGGACTGAAGGTGCTGAGCCAGGTTCGCGGGCTGGAGAACGATGTCCTTCGCGGAGTGGTCGAGCATCATGAAAGGTATGACGGCAATGGATATCCACGACAGTTGAAGGGAGAAGATATCCACCCCTTCGCCCGTATAATAGCGATAAGCGATGTATATGATGCGCTGACCAGTGTCCGTGTTTACAAGGAGGCCATGACTCCGGCCAAAACCCTCAGCCTGATGCACAAATGGAAGGGTACCGACTTCGACCCTTCATTCCTGAACAGATTTATCCGGGTAATGGGCATATATCCCCCCGGAACCATGGTTCAGCTTGAAGACAAACGTTTTGCCCTTGTTCTGGAAACGAATGCGTCCAGCCCGCTGAAGCCCAAGGTAAAAGTCCTTTTCAACCGCAGGATGCAGCCAATCCCTGCAGAATGCATTGATCTGTCGACATACAGGCAAGACGGAAAGGAACTGAAAGTTCTTCGACAGCCGGACCCATCGGAGCTCGGGGTGGACCTGAAGCAGCTATCCAGATTTCTGGCCTGA
- a CDS encoding HAMP domain-containing sensor histidine kinase: MSKTAEYLAQDLDTCPEHVMKQNEMLRDRFAAGLIDSVPHISFIVNSEREVVLYNRSLAERAIDNIPGGILGKRPGEIFHCGNARNNRCGESDPCINCGAFLAIHDALSGQVGTEECMLLADLSGMVSSYIFQVTAAPLKIGDELFAIVYMTDISDSKNKEVVEKIFLHDLMNAVNGIVSAGSLLKEDAIKDSSRQLAAMVVDRALFMANEINAHRLFVSAEAHQLEICNERFPVREIVDSVCTFFSGSQLVADSEISIEWHADESEITTDKRILYRILENLVKNALEASPQGGTVTVNAVRNNGGVLFSVNNEGAIPITVAHQIFKRSFSTKGKGRGLGTYSVKMFTENYLQGRTWFDSSVTEGTNFYVQLPAVPAGGGN; this comes from the coding sequence ATGAGTAAGACTGCCGAATATCTTGCACAGGACCTGGATACCTGCCCGGAGCATGTAATGAAACAGAATGAAATGCTTCGGGATCGCTTTGCGGCAGGGCTGATCGACTCTGTCCCGCACATATCCTTTATCGTAAACAGCGAACGCGAGGTTGTCCTTTACAACAGGTCCCTGGCTGAGCGGGCTATTGATAACATTCCCGGAGGGATTTTAGGCAAAAGGCCGGGGGAAATATTCCATTGCGGTAATGCGAGGAACAACAGGTGCGGGGAGTCCGATCCCTGCATCAATTGCGGGGCATTCCTTGCGATTCATGACGCGCTTTCCGGGCAAGTAGGGACAGAAGAGTGCATGCTGCTTGCCGATTTGAGCGGTATGGTCAGTTCCTACATTTTTCAGGTTACAGCCGCTCCTTTGAAGATAGGGGACGAGTTATTCGCTATTGTCTATATGACGGATATTTCTGACAGCAAGAACAAGGAAGTTGTGGAAAAAATATTTCTTCACGACCTGATGAATGCAGTCAACGGTATTGTCAGCGCAGGAAGCCTGCTTAAGGAAGACGCGATAAAGGACAGTTCCAGGCAGCTTGCCGCAATGGTTGTCGACCGGGCTCTTTTTATGGCCAATGAAATAAATGCACATCGCCTTTTTGTTTCGGCGGAAGCGCATCAGCTTGAAATCTGTAACGAACGTTTTCCCGTGCGGGAAATTGTTGATTCAGTCTGTACATTTTTTTCCGGGAGTCAATTGGTAGCAGATTCAGAAATATCAATAGAGTGGCATGCAGATGAATCAGAAATTACCACCGATAAACGCATTCTTTACCGCATTCTGGAAAATCTTGTGAAAAATGCCTTGGAAGCCTCGCCGCAGGGCGGTACTGTTACAGTAAACGCGGTCAGGAATAACGGGGGAGTTCTTTTCTCGGTCAATAATGAAGGGGCGATCCCCATTACCGTTGCCCACCAGATTTTCAAGCGCTCTTTTTCCACCAAAGGAAAAGGGAGGGGGCTTGGTACATACAGCGTAAAAATGTTTACCGAGAATTATCTGCAGGGCCGGACATGGTTTGATTCCTCCGTGACCGAAGGTACAAACTTCTACGTGCAACTGCCTGCTGTCCCCGCAGGTGGCGGCAACTGA
- a CDS encoding PAS domain S-box protein — MQHFFNALRTVAGLLAIILFLFICPGSSYATAPEEPAVASQTETRTFFTSTAREHRDAATHIMADGMWTRYTGFAQLAGLLLIAVILVFVWNRKLSKLNESLNAEVAGRRRMESVHKVLNRIVLAVTGVSGIDEFYSIVHAQINSLMPARNMFIAFHDKETGLVSYPYFADENSSPPLPHKMGNGLVDHVIKSGTPLFMNRRLNPDSIQDENEAKTACWIGAPLKQKGESVGVIAVRTYDHGKRLGNADLEVLVFISYYVGLTLERLRLLEERKNQTHALKDSEERFRSLFEDSAEATLLLENMTITGCNTAAYKLMGMDSKKEIIGRSPTEFSPEIQPDGTTSAAQIIRIREEIKKNGGARFEWTMTPKEGLKFPAEILITPIACSGRHILHMVIRDITSRKSREEAILEREIKYRALFDYASDAIILFDCRHCLVSANPEAVSMFRCESEKDILSCSPDSIMPQEQPGGVPSLPLFRNRMRAALETGSLDFETVCSRLDGEIFQASVRVRKLVVNGEIILQCTINDITEQKRAREKIERSVSLLTATIESSADGILAVDAEGRIAAWNSRLASMWNLSEFDLNLGNTTNIYTLIENQLAEASSGFREIWTGTQDVETGHPEEMFLTDGRIIERYSNPQRIGRDIVGRVWSFRDVTERRRAEKALRASHRRLNDIIEFLPDPTIVIDTEGTVVAWNKAIEEVTGVSKEEILGKGDYEYALPFYNERRPILADCALNDFRDIPSEIYDSVEIKGSALYGEIYTPSAFGGDGAYFWGVAGPLKDETGKVVGAIECMRDVTERRRVEQALHKAKIEAEVTTRTKSEFLANMSHEIRTPMNSIIGFGNLLSNTSLDGSQEEFLEKLLSSADSLLSIIDDILDFSKIEAGKIVLEQVEFDLDDVLEKICNMLIMKAENKGIDFVLAVDANVPHRICGDPLRLEQILTNLVSNAVKFTTRGEVALTVSATEKTNGKAAVQFNIKDTGIGLNPDKVDNLFKPFTQADASITRKYGGTGLGLAITHSLVSRMGGDMRVESEPGKGSCFSFSLDFSVVENTAAFQLPEQTSVQQVLISGTNPLMLQFISATLENMSCKTVRGSSLQDIVGALRESLESGKGFDLIFIDFRNDDLQGLETLSAIRQSAGCENIPVIGLLPVNCDEDMRQKAFDLGAEAFITKPVTRCNLYESLSGSLPVDSPEKKPVAAPAPLPPTVGKTDTLALLVEDNELNQQVAKRMIEKFGIGVDVAANGREALNALRDKAYDIVFMDIQMPEMDGLTATRLIRADKRYETLPIIAMTAHVMPGDRKKSLDAGMAEHLTKPIKAEELERVLNRFLTGTSPYVPEHDVSKVSDDFLPELPGLDCEEGLKNIGGSRKGYERVLMGFRADYGTASTRTAELIESGRFKEAAALLHKMKGIAGNIGATRLYDICRILECDIQEENINAIRSDFELFSSELQLIIDGLGGMKNIFNYGDVKNNPDIDKISDTVRSLYEMLREGNAESCDMLDQLKYHFAPGLNKHLLDRLTGNILNYDFDEACTVLETLSAELEIGLT, encoded by the coding sequence GTGCAACATTTTTTCAATGCGCTAAGGACTGTTGCCGGTCTTTTGGCGATAATACTTTTTCTGTTTATATGCCCCGGTTCTTCATATGCGACAGCACCGGAAGAACCTGCTGTTGCATCCCAAACGGAAACACGGACTTTTTTCACCTCCACAGCCAGGGAACACCGGGACGCAGCAACACACATCATGGCAGACGGCATGTGGACCCGCTACACAGGTTTTGCCCAGCTTGCCGGACTTCTTCTCATCGCGGTCATTCTTGTTTTTGTCTGGAACAGAAAACTCTCCAAGCTGAACGAATCACTGAATGCAGAAGTTGCCGGCCGCAGACGGATGGAAAGCGTGCACAAGGTTCTGAACCGCATTGTTCTGGCTGTCACAGGAGTTTCCGGTATAGACGAATTCTACTCCATAGTTCACGCCCAGATAAACAGCCTCATGCCCGCCAGAAACATGTTTATCGCCTTCCACGACAAAGAGACCGGACTCGTAAGCTACCCCTACTTCGCAGATGAAAACTCATCCCCCCCTCTGCCGCACAAAATGGGAAACGGACTTGTAGACCACGTAATCAAAAGCGGCACACCGCTGTTCATGAACAGACGGTTAAACCCGGACTCCATTCAGGACGAAAATGAAGCAAAGACCGCATGCTGGATAGGCGCTCCCCTGAAACAGAAAGGAGAATCCGTAGGAGTAATTGCCGTCCGCACCTATGATCACGGGAAAAGGCTCGGAAACGCGGATCTGGAAGTGCTCGTTTTCATATCCTATTATGTAGGTCTTACCCTTGAGCGGCTACGGCTGCTGGAGGAAAGAAAAAATCAGACCCATGCCTTGAAAGACAGTGAGGAAAGGTTCAGGAGCCTTTTCGAAGATTCGGCCGAGGCAACATTGCTGCTGGAAAATATGACCATAACGGGATGCAATACCGCGGCCTACAAGCTCATGGGCATGGATTCGAAAAAGGAAATCATCGGACGGAGCCCTACGGAATTTTCACCCGAAATACAACCAGACGGCACCACTTCAGCAGCCCAGATTATCCGGATAAGAGAAGAAATCAAAAAAAATGGAGGGGCCCGTTTCGAATGGACCATGACACCAAAGGAAGGGTTGAAATTCCCTGCCGAAATTCTGATCACGCCGATTGCATGCAGCGGCAGACACATCCTGCATATGGTCATAAGGGATATCACGTCACGAAAATCCAGAGAAGAAGCAATCCTCGAACGGGAAATCAAATACAGAGCCCTGTTTGATTATGCCAGTGACGCCATCATTCTTTTCGACTGCCGCCACTGTCTGGTAAGCGCCAATCCGGAAGCGGTTTCCATGTTCCGCTGTGAATCTGAAAAAGACATTCTTTCATGTTCCCCCGATAGCATCATGCCTCAGGAACAGCCGGGCGGAGTTCCATCCCTGCCGCTGTTCAGGAACAGAATGCGCGCTGCCCTTGAAACAGGCAGTCTGGACTTCGAAACCGTATGCAGCCGCCTTGACGGAGAAATTTTTCAGGCCTCAGTGCGGGTCAGAAAACTGGTCGTCAACGGCGAAATTATCCTCCAATGCACCATTAATGACATAACTGAGCAGAAAAGAGCACGGGAAAAAATAGAAAGGTCCGTCTCACTGCTGACTGCAACAATCGAATCCTCGGCAGACGGGATACTTGCCGTGGATGCCGAGGGGAGAATCGCGGCCTGGAACAGCCGTCTGGCATCCATGTGGAATCTTTCCGAGTTTGATCTCAATCTGGGCAATACCACCAATATTTATACCCTCATTGAAAACCAACTGGCAGAAGCATCTTCCGGCTTCAGAGAAATATGGACCGGGACACAGGATGTTGAAACAGGGCATCCGGAAGAAATGTTTCTCACCGATGGACGCATCATAGAGCGCTATTCCAATCCGCAACGCATAGGCCGGGACATCGTGGGAAGAGTCTGGAGCTTCAGAGACGTAACCGAACGCAGAAGGGCGGAAAAAGCCTTACGTGCCTCCCACAGACGCCTGAACGATATCATTGAATTCCTCCCGGACCCGACAATAGTAATAGATACGGAAGGGACTGTCGTGGCCTGGAACAAGGCCATTGAAGAAGTAACCGGGGTAAGCAAGGAAGAAATATTGGGAAAGGGAGATTATGAATACGCCCTGCCTTTCTATAATGAAAGACGCCCGATACTGGCCGACTGCGCCCTCAACGACTTCAGGGATATTCCATCGGAAATATACGATTCCGTGGAAATCAAAGGAAGTGCCCTGTACGGAGAGATTTATACCCCCAGCGCGTTCGGTGGAGACGGAGCCTATTTCTGGGGAGTTGCCGGTCCGCTGAAAGATGAAACAGGAAAAGTCGTGGGGGCCATTGAATGCATGCGCGACGTTACCGAACGCAGGCGCGTGGAGCAGGCACTACATAAAGCCAAAATCGAAGCAGAGGTGACCACCCGGACAAAATCCGAATTTCTGGCCAATATGAGCCATGAAATAAGGACCCCTATGAACAGCATCATCGGCTTCGGAAATCTGCTCAGCAACACATCCCTTGACGGCAGTCAGGAGGAATTTCTGGAAAAGCTCCTCTCCTCAGCGGATTCTCTTCTTTCGATAATTGACGATATCCTTGACTTTTCCAAAATTGAAGCCGGAAAAATAGTTCTGGAGCAGGTTGAATTCGATCTGGATGATGTTCTGGAAAAAATCTGCAACATGCTCATCATGAAGGCAGAAAACAAAGGTATTGACTTCGTTCTAGCCGTTGATGCGAATGTTCCGCACAGGATATGCGGAGACCCGTTGCGGCTGGAGCAGATCCTCACCAATCTGGTAAGCAACGCAGTGAAATTCACAACCAGAGGAGAAGTCGCGCTCACTGTTTCCGCCACGGAAAAGACAAACGGCAAAGCAGCAGTACAATTCAACATAAAAGACACCGGAATAGGCCTGAACCCGGATAAGGTGGACAACCTTTTCAAACCTTTCACCCAGGCCGATGCTTCAATTACCCGTAAATACGGAGGAACAGGACTGGGGCTGGCCATAACCCACAGCCTTGTTTCCCGCATGGGCGGCGACATGAGAGTTGAAAGCGAACCGGGCAAAGGCAGCTGTTTTTCATTCTCATTGGACTTTTCCGTGGTGGAAAACACTGCTGCATTTCAACTTCCGGAACAGACTTCCGTACAGCAGGTACTGATATCCGGAACCAACCCGCTTATGCTGCAATTCATAAGCGCAACCCTTGAAAACATGTCCTGCAAAACGGTCCGAGGTTCTTCATTGCAGGATATCGTTGGAGCCCTGCGGGAATCATTGGAAAGCGGGAAAGGCTTTGATCTTATTTTCATTGATTTCAGAAACGATGATTTACAAGGTTTGGAAACGCTTTCAGCCATCAGGCAATCAGCAGGCTGCGAAAACATTCCGGTAATTGGGCTGCTACCGGTTAATTGCGATGAGGACATGCGCCAAAAGGCATTCGACCTGGGCGCTGAAGCCTTTATCACCAAGCCCGTAACCAGGTGCAATCTTTACGAGTCTCTTTCCGGATCATTACCGGTTGATTCCCCGGAGAAAAAGCCCGTTGCCGCCCCAGCCCCCCTTCCCCCCACAGTAGGAAAAACTGATACCCTGGCACTGCTGGTTGAGGATAACGAACTGAACCAGCAGGTGGCAAAACGCATGATAGAAAAATTCGGGATAGGGGTGGATGTTGCCGCCAACGGGCGCGAAGCATTGAACGCCCTGCGTGATAAAGCATACGACATAGTTTTCATGGACATCCAGATGCCTGAAATGGACGGACTGACTGCTACCAGACTTATCCGTGCGGACAAACGGTATGAGACCCTGCCCATCATTGCCATGACTGCACACGTAATGCCCGGAGATCGAAAGAAAAGCCTGGATGCTGGAATGGCAGAACACCTGACAAAACCCATTAAAGCGGAAGAACTCGAACGAGTCCTTAACAGATTCCTGACCGGAACGTCCCCATATGTACCGGAACATGACGTCAGCAAGGTGTCTGATGACTTTCTGCCGGAACTGCCGGGCCTGGACTGCGAGGAAGGTCTGAAGAATATTGGCGGCTCCAGAAAGGGGTACGAAAGGGTTCTCATGGGTTTCAGGGCCGACTACGGAACGGCTTCTACCAGAACTGCAGAACTGATCGAATCCGGCAGGTTCAAGGAAGCGGCAGCACTACTGCACAAAATGAAAGGTATTGCCGGAAACATCGGTGCTACCAGACTTTATGACATCTGCAGAATCCTTGAATGCGACATTCAGGAAGAAAACATAAACGCTATAAGGTCCGATTTCGAACTGTTCTCCTCTGAACTTCAACTTATAATTGACGGTTTGGGCGGGATGAAAAATATTTTTAATTACGGGGATGTGAAAAACAACCCGGACATCGATAAAATTTCCGACACCGTCCGCTCGCTATATGAAATGCTCCGGGAGGGAAACGCTGAATCATGCGATATGCTTGATCAGCTTAAATACCACTTCGCTCCGGGCCTGAACAAACACCTCCTGGACCGACTGACCGGAAACATCCTGAATTACGACTTTGACGAAGCGTGTACCGTGCTTGAGACTCTCTCGGCAGAATTGGAAATAGGCCTTACTTAG